The sequence GTGCGTCAGGGACCGGGCGGGAAAAGCTCAGGGATCGTCTCCACCCCCTTCCGTGATTCCGGGCCGAATTGCGGCAAGCGCATCCTTTCCGTCCGAACCACCGACGAACTCCCGCCATATACCGGCGCGGTGCCAGAAGCGGCCATATTCGGTTCAGGAAAAGCCGGCGAGGCGTACAACCGTTCGCAGGTGTCACATGTCTTTCTTGCGAGCCAACAGGCTCACTACATCGTTCAGAGCCCGCATACCCCCCATGCATCGTGCGCGCGGCTCTCTCCACGTGGGGAACACAGATGCGTATTCGTGCCAGCCTGGCCGCCGCGACGGTGTCCGGCGCCGTGGCGCTCACCGCGCTTCTCGCTCCCGCCGCGCAGGCGGCGGACAGCCCGAGGATCCCTCAGGGCTTCACCTCGAAGCCGTCCCTCGGACGCAACGCGCCGGCCGACGAGAAGCAGGGTGACATCCAGATCACCAAGGTCACCGACAACGCCGACAAGGACGTCGTCGTCGGCCTCGGCAAGAAGACCTTCAACATCTACGTCACGGCCACGGACCCGTCCGGGATCTACACCGCCGACGCCATGCTGTGGCACGGCACCAACCTGGACAACGACGTGGACGGCGCGCTCTACACGGACACCGGCGAGACCAACGCCACCTGCGACAACTGGAGCGCCACGAGCGCCACCTGCAAGATCACGATCACCGCCGTGCCGGGCACCGACCTGTACGACAGCGCCCTGAACGGCAAGTGGAACGTGGCCGTCTACGCGGTCGCCAACAACGGCGACTACGTCGAGACGGACGTCTACAAGAACCGCTGGGTCAAGCGTGCCGCCGGCTTC is a genomic window of Streptomyces sp. WP-1 containing:
- a CDS encoding calcium-binding protein; protein product: MRIRASLAAATVSGAVALTALLAPAAQAADSPRIPQGFTSKPSLGRNAPADEKQGDIQITKVTDNADKDVVVGLGKKTFNIYVTATDPSGIYTADAMLWHGTNLDNDVDGALYTDTGETNATCDNWSATSATCKITITAVPGTDLYDSALNGKWNVAVYAVANNGDYVETDVYKNRWVKRAAGFSGFNAAPEPVTKGKSITVTGTLNRASWSYMKYYGYGSQSVQLQFKPANSSTYSTVKTVKSSSTGYLKTTVTASVDGTWRFHYAGNANSSVADAYDYVDVR